A portion of the Capra hircus breed San Clemente chromosome 24, ASM170441v1, whole genome shotgun sequence genome contains these proteins:
- the RBFA gene encoding putative ribosome-binding factor A, mitochondrial translates to MWAALRGRPGLYLGLLSGARGLHSSPVSCGKNLLKKFASKTKKKFWYEGPSLGSHLTHKSSQLEFLTKSTSRRTRKEDQVRLRALNGLLYKALTDLLCTPEVSQELCDLNVEVCKVSLTSDFSACRVFWRASLSETQNAHTEAVLRRSAAHMRHLLMSQQTLRNVPPIVFVQDKKYAAVMEIDRLLAIADFGPRGEKEDFVQNDFSDPEALDAASPSDTLGPAAHLNLCGIDHEALNKQILEYKRRRDRGHGSMDNLWPEHMAHLTKQMRRRKAKPHVDDDLSPKNYLQGGE, encoded by the exons ATGTGGGCTGCTCTCAGGGGGCGGCCGGGGCTCTACTTGGGGCTCCTGAGCGGTGCTCGAGGTCTGCACAGCTCGCCTGTGTCCTGTGGCAAGAACCTGCTCAAGAAATTTGCTTCGAAAACCAA GAAGAAGTTCTGGTATGAAGGTCCTTCCCTGGGCTCTCACTTG ACCCACAAGTCCTCCCAGTTGGAGTTCCTGACGAAGAGCACCTCTCGGAGAACCCGGAAGGAAGACCAGGTGCGCCTGCGGGCCCTGAACGGCCTCCTCTACAAAGCGCTCACAGACTTGCTGTGCACCCCTGAAGTGAGCCAGGAGTTGTGCGACCTGAACGTGGAGGTCTGCAAG gtctctctgacttcagacttcTCTGCCTGCCGTGTCTTCTGGAGGGCCTCCCTCTCTGAGACTCAGAACGCACACACGGAGGCCGTCCTGCGGAGGAGTGCTGCGCACATGAG GCATCTTCTGATGTCCCAGCAGACCCTGCGGAATGTGCCGCCCATAGTGTTTGTTCAGGACAAGAAATACGCAGCTGTGATGGAG ATTGATCGGCTGCTGGCAATTGCTGATTTTGGACCCCGGGGTGAAAAAGAAGACTTTGTGCAAAATGACTTCAG TGACCCCGAGGCCCTGGACGCTGCTTCGCCAAGTGATACCCTGGGCCCTGCTGCACACTTGAACCTGTGTGGGATTGACCATGAGGCACTCAACAAGCAGATCCTGGAGTACAAGAGGAGGAGAGACCGAGGGCATGGGAGCATGGACAACCTGTGGCCAGAGCACATGGCTCACCTGACGAAGcagatgaggaggaggaaggctaAGCCCCACGTGGACGATGACCTCTCTCCCAAGAACTATCTGCAGGGTGGGGAGTGA